A genomic segment from Candidatus Aegiribacteria sp. encodes:
- a CDS encoding PTS sugar transporter subunit IIA has protein sequence MKRPIFYNWSITSVNRKTAIAELLKLFSFQKTTEDLLLTALETREQAEPTIVHNGIAMPHCRSILVDDFMIAIGKSKKGIPWPVEKVKVIILFITPVRPSGPEEHMKLIRHLAKLLRTDGAEKLLSADSPVEAASILKFTLQESKQNE, from the coding sequence TTGAAAAGACCGATTTTTTACAATTGGAGTATCACATCAGTTAACAGAAAAACCGCGATTGCGGAATTACTAAAGCTATTCTCATTTCAGAAAACCACTGAGGATCTTCTTTTAACAGCACTTGAAACAAGAGAACAGGCCGAACCGACAATTGTTCATAATGGTATTGCAATGCCTCATTGCAGGAGCATTCTCGTAGATGACTTCATGATTGCCATCGGGAAATCAAAAAAGGGCATTCCCTGGCCTGTGGAAAAAGTTAAGGTAATTATACTTTTCATAACTCCTGTGAGACCGTCCGGACCGGAAGAGCACATGAAGTTAATCAGGCATCTGGCCAAACTGCTTCGAACGGACGGAGCAGAAAAACTGCTGTCAGCCGATTCACCGGTTGAAGCAGCATCGATATTAAAATTTACCCTCCAGGAAAGTAAGCAGAATGAATAA
- a CDS encoding GAF domain-containing sensor histidine kinase — MSTDKKIVEFAFQEDSLVVSFLRNIVHNISPLMSQLIDKLTIDRDVILNILSLQEDGALPILLDGQIWLSISISAGDSRITSLKSASRLELEEWLEIFHGGRPGILTDESGHVFAMTETANEIFAGYRGTSLRDFLDQVSMTAFISASSKSLSGKRIREFSVLTKTGHMNKRSLVASLQKVGVGNRLLIVSFSSPSMAMTTFEQDDSKFAKTLFSVIPIPAVRINGKGTIVAVNSHAAHIVSSSGGKELLSTQFNDWIIKEDKTRVSALFKSKADTMAAPFQFRAGLVITENLVTHFEMTSLLMPDGESLIVFFMPVDMIRGSDTETYPGQIILELIDVLNEFNREKDSVHSLLEFLRVGTGARGAAYISRSRKVAVGDAPLTESEQAQLDKSRNTWTEDILGFNLTIPVQQKQGQAHLKISGTPSRNLDPLGRLVLQLVPILMQYSQSHQYQRSTMKILNSISEFMALLKGRERNVQTLLDEIGSIIGAEYMVIHKVSSREPVLRPLVSSGTSTDPGILSLEIPSIASWAYTHTETCYVPDTAVDQRFSSIFPSSRSELSVPLISEGRAIGTLTAGSSHRDAFKKPLPGLLRTLCVGLSLWLLRNTQEDKQNNVMQQEEKPSEHIGLEDLLLSLSHRMRAPITTLRGHTDLLISEKLGKLTSDQKNSLKAMNTALIDLVEYAERMLTFMKIELSDETLKIIWARPADVVSSLLPIFSEMGKNQKVSVRAELPSEPFTASFDRSRLEQIIGNLVHNAIQYNEPDGSVNINVRLDNSTHWILEVFNTGSGIPPEDLPNVFDRFYTGSNNIEVTRGLGIGLTIVRSFTQQMGGTVSVRSRTGYGTWFTVRLPLS; from the coding sequence ATGTCCACAGACAAAAAAATAGTCGAATTTGCTTTTCAGGAGGACTCGCTGGTTGTTTCATTTTTGAGGAATATTGTACATAATATTTCTCCTTTAATGTCTCAATTGATTGATAAACTTACTATTGATAGAGATGTAATACTGAACATCCTTTCGCTTCAGGAGGATGGGGCACTTCCAATACTCCTTGACGGACAGATCTGGCTATCCATCTCCATAAGCGCGGGAGATTCCCGAATTACATCGCTGAAAAGCGCTTCAAGGCTCGAACTGGAGGAATGGCTGGAGATATTTCATGGTGGCAGACCGGGAATTCTTACTGATGAATCGGGACATGTATTCGCTATGACGGAAACCGCTAACGAGATTTTTGCCGGATACAGAGGCACTTCTCTTCGAGATTTTCTCGATCAGGTTTCAATGACGGCGTTTATTTCCGCAAGCTCGAAAAGCCTTTCAGGAAAACGGATCAGGGAATTCTCGGTTCTGACTAAAACAGGTCACATGAATAAAAGATCTTTAGTCGCATCTCTTCAGAAAGTTGGTGTCGGCAACAGATTGCTGATTGTATCCTTTTCTTCTCCCTCGATGGCAATGACAACATTTGAACAGGATGACTCGAAATTTGCAAAAACCCTTTTCTCCGTAATTCCCATTCCTGCGGTAAGGATTAATGGAAAAGGAACTATCGTTGCAGTAAACAGTCATGCAGCCCACATTGTTTCCAGTTCAGGAGGAAAGGAACTGCTTTCCACACAGTTCAATGATTGGATAATAAAAGAAGACAAAACAAGAGTATCTGCTCTGTTTAAAAGCAAAGCCGATACTATGGCTGCTCCCTTTCAGTTCAGAGCGGGACTGGTTATCACAGAAAACCTTGTTACGCACTTTGAAATGACCAGCCTGCTCATGCCTGATGGAGAGAGTCTGATTGTCTTTTTCATGCCTGTTGATATGATTAGAGGCTCGGATACTGAAACCTATCCCGGACAGATCATTCTTGAACTTATAGACGTGCTTAATGAATTCAACAGAGAAAAAGATTCAGTCCACTCTCTCCTCGAATTCCTCAGAGTTGGCACTGGAGCCAGAGGAGCTGCATACATCTCCAGATCGAGAAAAGTAGCTGTTGGAGATGCACCACTGACTGAAAGTGAACAAGCTCAACTTGATAAGAGCAGGAATACCTGGACGGAAGATATTCTTGGATTCAATCTGACAATTCCAGTTCAGCAGAAACAGGGTCAGGCTCATCTCAAAATTTCAGGAACACCGTCCCGCAATCTGGACCCCCTTGGAAGACTGGTTCTTCAGCTTGTTCCCATACTGATGCAGTATTCACAATCACATCAGTATCAAAGAAGCACGATGAAAATATTGAATTCAATTTCAGAATTCATGGCTCTTCTGAAGGGTCGTGAGCGAAATGTGCAAACGCTGCTTGATGAAATTGGATCAATCATCGGAGCTGAATATATGGTTATACACAAGGTTAGCTCCAGAGAACCTGTTCTCAGACCCCTTGTATCATCTGGAACCTCAACAGATCCAGGTATTCTTTCTCTCGAAATTCCATCAATTGCATCCTGGGCTTACACGCATACGGAAACGTGCTATGTCCCTGATACAGCAGTTGATCAAAGATTTTCGTCTATTTTCCCATCATCCAGAAGTGAATTGTCCGTTCCGCTTATTTCCGAAGGCAGAGCGATAGGAACTCTCACAGCGGGGAGCAGTCACAGAGACGCTTTTAAAAAACCGCTTCCAGGACTTCTTCGCACTCTATGTGTGGGTTTATCACTGTGGCTGCTCAGAAACACTCAGGAGGATAAACAGAATAATGTTATGCAGCAGGAAGAAAAGCCCAGTGAACATATAGGGTTGGAAGATCTTCTTCTCAGTCTTTCTCACAGAATGAGAGCTCCGATAACCACTCTCAGAGGACATACGGATCTACTGATCTCAGAAAAACTTGGGAAGCTCACATCTGATCAGAAGAATTCCTTGAAGGCTATGAATACCGCACTTATCGACCTTGTTGAATATGCAGAGCGAATGCTGACTTTCATGAAGATAGAACTGAGCGATGAAACTCTGAAAATTATCTGGGCTCGTCCTGCGGATGTTGTCTCTTCACTATTACCTATCTTCTCGGAAATGGGAAAAAACCAGAAGGTTTCTGTAAGGGCGGAACTTCCTTCAGAACCCTTTACCGCAAGTTTCGACAGGTCACGCCTTGAACAGATAATTGGAAATCTTGTACACAATGCTATTCAGTACAATGAACCTGATGGATCAGTGAATATCAACGTAAGACTGGATAACAGCACTCACTGGATTCTTGAAGTATTCAATACCGGCAGCGGTATCCCTCCAGAGGATCTGCCAAATGTATTCGATAGATTCTACACAGGCAGCAATAACATCGAGGTTACTCGAGGTCTGGGGATTGGTTTGACAATCGTAAGAAGTTTTACTCAACAGATGGGCGGCACTGTCAGTGTACGAAGCAGAACTGGATACGGAACCTGGTTTACCGTCCGACTTCCCCTCTCATGA